The Myxococcales bacterium genome has a segment encoding these proteins:
- a CDS encoding glycerophosphodiester phosphodiesterase, whose translation MKSQGPKIIAHRGASACAPENSLEAFERARQDGADGVELDVRLCGSGELVVFHDEDLRRLGKRAQRLDELSFEELRNVQLASGVRIPTLREVFEVCGPDMLVNVEIKTDHLWRPGFSRLIEAVAQGLRDVPEPARVLVSSFNPLALVASRRRMPALMHGLLFEKGGPMWARGAPLVPWLSVQAVHPQNELCTAHEVARWKGAGYAVNVWTVDDPRRIHELAALGVDGIITNDPLRARQTLG comes from the coding sequence ATGAAATCGCAGGGTCCCAAAATCATCGCTCACCGGGGCGCGAGTGCGTGCGCACCCGAAAACAGCCTGGAGGCCTTCGAACGGGCCCGGCAGGACGGAGCCGACGGGGTGGAGCTGGACGTAAGGTTATGTGGCAGCGGCGAGCTGGTGGTCTTCCACGACGAAGACCTACGACGCCTCGGAAAGCGTGCCCAGCGGCTCGACGAACTTTCCTTCGAGGAGCTGCGAAACGTGCAGCTCGCGTCGGGCGTTCGCATCCCCACCCTTCGTGAAGTGTTCGAGGTGTGTGGACCCGACATGTTGGTCAATGTGGAGATCAAGACCGATCATCTCTGGCGTCCAGGGTTTTCCCGTCTCATCGAGGCCGTGGCCCAGGGGTTGAGGGATGTGCCGGAGCCCGCGCGGGTGCTCGTCTCGTCCTTCAATCCGCTGGCGCTGGTGGCCTCGCGCCGTCGCATGCCGGCCTTGATGCATGGCCTCTTGTTCGAGAAGGGAGGGCCGATGTGGGCGCGGGGAGCGCCGCTCGTTCCCTGGCTCTCCGTGCAAGCCGTTCATCCACAGAACGAACTCTGCACCGCTCACGAGGTGGCGCGGTGGAAGGGAGCGGGCTACGCCGTGAACGTCTGGACCGTAGACGATCCGCGGCGCATCCACGAATTGGCCGCCCTGGGGGTGGACGGGATCATCACCAACGATCCCTTGCGGGCACGACAGACGCTCGGCTGA
- a CDS encoding insulinase family protein → MMNALVLLLSASWHLATPSSHIMSQTVPPAPASSEGSLPAFVPGPSGSLVLVEENHALPIVTVVVAAAGGAASDPERLEGLSNLAAEGARRGAGTRDRTQLDDALDDLGASLDALVDTESTRFVGRVLSKNLEPFLDLLADVVLRPQFAKGEFERTKRELVAQIAESHNDDRSLCARNFAKRLFGRHPYGQPAEGGEASVARISRTRAQRHFREQFSGSNLIFGAAGAVTPEAFASALAARFGKLPVGRSLGSGMPRTWPPQGWRLQLVDKPDRQQVQLMFGHLGLPPTHPDYVPLLIGLTAFGGQAMNATLMNEVRTQRGWAYGAYMNAIPYRDSGMIRGWVFTGVDHAVDTLKLVLRLYDELVKTPLKDETIGFFKTFLAGSYASDLDGPDARLWRRIAAERQGLPRDWVDGFSARVESTSPEDVRRALSTHVHPHDLAITLVATEAKLMPLLEAAGVARNAVDVTPYTAF, encoded by the coding sequence ATGATGAACGCCCTCGTTCTCCTTCTGTCCGCGTCCTGGCACCTCGCAACGCCGTCATCCCACATCATGTCTCAAACTGTCCCCCCCGCCCCTGCCTCGTCCGAAGGATCACTTCCGGCCTTCGTTCCCGGCCCGTCTGGCTCTCTCGTGCTCGTCGAGGAGAACCACGCCTTGCCGATCGTCACCGTAGTGGTGGCCGCAGCCGGCGGCGCAGCCTCGGATCCCGAGCGCCTCGAAGGGCTGTCGAACCTGGCCGCCGAGGGGGCGCGTCGGGGCGCGGGCACAAGGGATAGGACCCAACTCGACGACGCGCTCGACGACCTCGGCGCGTCCCTGGATGCCCTGGTGGACACCGAGTCCACCCGCTTCGTGGGACGGGTGCTGTCGAAGAACTTGGAGCCCTTCCTGGACCTGCTCGCCGACGTGGTGCTTCGTCCTCAGTTCGCCAAAGGGGAGTTCGAGCGCACCAAGCGCGAGCTCGTGGCCCAGATCGCCGAGAGCCACAACGACGACCGCAGCCTCTGCGCGCGCAACTTCGCGAAACGTCTCTTCGGACGCCACCCGTACGGCCAGCCCGCGGAGGGCGGCGAAGCGAGCGTCGCACGCATCTCACGTACTCGGGCCCAGAGACACTTCCGGGAGCAGTTCTCGGGAAGCAACCTCATCTTCGGGGCCGCAGGCGCCGTGACCCCGGAGGCGTTCGCGTCCGCCCTCGCGGCTCGGTTCGGCAAGCTGCCCGTGGGTCGGAGTTTGGGGTCCGGGATGCCGCGGACTTGGCCTCCCCAGGGCTGGCGCCTTCAGCTCGTGGACAAGCCTGACCGACAGCAGGTTCAGCTGATGTTCGGTCATCTCGGTTTGCCCCCTACCCATCCCGACTACGTCCCTCTGCTGATTGGGCTGACCGCGTTCGGGGGACAAGCCATGAACGCCACACTCATGAACGAGGTCCGCACGCAGCGCGGGTGGGCCTACGGCGCCTACATGAACGCCATACCCTACCGAGATTCCGGGATGATTCGCGGCTGGGTCTTCACGGGGGTCGACCACGCAGTGGACACGCTCAAGCTGGTCCTGCGCCTTTACGACGAACTCGTGAAAACCCCCTTGAAGGACGAGACCATCGGATTCTTCAAGACCTTCCTGGCGGGCTCCTACGCCTCCGACCTCGACGGGCCCGACGCCCGTTTGTGGCGCCGCATCGCCGCGGAGAGGCAGGGCCTGCCTCGCGATTGGGTGGACGGGTTTTCCGCTCGGGTCGAATCGACCAGCCCCGAGGACGTGAGACGAGCCCTGTCGACCCATGTGCATCCGCATGACCTCGCGATCACGCTGGTGGCCACCGAAGCGAAGCTCATGCCTTTGCTCGAAGCGGCCGGCGTAGCCCGCAACGCCGTCGACGTCACCCCCTACACCGCTTTCTGA
- a CDS encoding insulinase family protein produces the protein MRSLVALTLLASAACSATRVPAGARAGSSNQTMTTDFTPLRIDEANLGALRLSKWRFPNGLEVVLAPDENARAVAYTTWFRVGSSDENEAQGETGLAHLFEHLMFTQTEGAEEGDFDRRMEAAGGSSNAMTDVDFTAYVNIIPSKALALAASLEADRMQHLALRPEQIETERQVVIEERLATTEDNVDGTLDELVLGASFREHPYRWPVIGHMEHIKKVPQAAVHAFYRRHYGPNNAVLVIAGKFDEAMALDTVAVHYGRLTSVEVPPRPEVKEQGPVVKARKTIPWPVPADRLALAVGAPSMGHPDRPAFEVMEALLSGGPGSRLNRALVVEGELASSAECQAHATRASNLLVFWVQMRPGKAAAQAEARIEALIEDLAATPVSPPELERAKNRLAMDFWSGLASSEGRAEQLGLFEVATGSYRNLMTRAEAYGGVTAADIQRVAHEYLRKRPRVVAVAVPAANDDADEDPRHAPDTSATP, from the coding sequence ATGCGCAGCCTCGTTGCGCTGACGCTCTTGGCGTCAGCGGCCTGCTCGGCCACGCGCGTCCCGGCCGGGGCTCGCGCAGGCTCCTCGAACCAGACCATGACAACCGACTTCACACCCCTCCGCATCGACGAAGCCAACCTCGGGGCGCTTCGCCTTTCGAAATGGCGCTTCCCGAACGGCCTCGAGGTCGTCCTGGCACCTGACGAAAACGCGCGCGCCGTGGCGTACACCACGTGGTTTCGCGTGGGTTCGAGCGACGAAAACGAAGCCCAAGGGGAAACAGGCCTCGCGCACTTGTTCGAGCACCTGATGTTCACCCAGACGGAAGGCGCCGAGGAAGGTGATTTCGATCGCCGCATGGAGGCCGCCGGCGGTTCCTCGAACGCCATGACCGACGTCGACTTCACGGCGTACGTCAACATCATCCCGTCCAAAGCCCTGGCGCTCGCTGCGTCGCTCGAAGCCGATCGCATGCAGCATTTGGCCCTGCGTCCCGAGCAGATCGAAACGGAGCGGCAGGTGGTGATCGAAGAGCGGCTGGCCACCACGGAGGACAACGTCGACGGTACCCTCGATGAGCTCGTGCTCGGGGCGTCCTTCCGAGAGCACCCGTACCGTTGGCCCGTGATCGGGCACATGGAGCACATCAAGAAGGTGCCCCAGGCAGCTGTGCATGCATTCTATCGGCGGCACTACGGGCCAAACAACGCCGTGTTGGTCATCGCGGGCAAGTTCGACGAAGCCATGGCGCTCGATACCGTTGCGGTTCACTACGGGCGGCTCACGTCCGTCGAGGTTCCGCCGCGGCCCGAGGTGAAAGAGCAAGGTCCGGTGGTCAAAGCCCGCAAGACCATCCCGTGGCCCGTTCCCGCCGACCGCCTCGCCCTGGCCGTCGGCGCCCCGTCGATGGGGCATCCGGACCGCCCGGCCTTCGAGGTCATGGAGGCGCTTCTCAGCGGTGGCCCGGGCTCTCGGCTAAACCGGGCGCTGGTGGTCGAGGGTGAGCTAGCTTCGTCGGCCGAATGCCAGGCCCATGCCACCCGGGCATCGAACCTTCTCGTCTTTTGGGTTCAGATGCGACCGGGAAAAGCCGCCGCCCAGGCCGAAGCACGCATCGAAGCCCTCATCGAAGACCTGGCCGCGACCCCAGTTTCGCCTCCGGAGCTCGAACGAGCCAAGAACCGCCTCGCCATGGATTTTTGGAGCGGACTTGCCAGCAGCGAGGGGCGCGCGGAGCAGCTGGGACTCTTCGAGGTGGCCACGGGTAGTTACCGAAACCTCATGACACGGGCCGAAGCCTATGGAGGCGTGACGGCCGCGGACATCCAGAGGGTGGCTCACGAGTACCTGCGCAAGCGGCCTCGCGTCGTGGCCGTGGCCGTCCCCGCAGCCAATGATGATGCCGACGAAGACCCGCGGCACGCCCCCGATACCTCCGCCACCCCATGA
- a CDS encoding outer membrane protein transport protein: MRTPVTLCSRHQLARGLAFALGLLLVTADSPRATGTPLDEPFVGGVGFAGPTTGDLTSVYWNPAALSLLTGTELHLSGMVRSTRTTVQRAPIDPTSGRPGPGVSFPEALGNETTWPKPWSPGPGGFLGIGANVLGRFTLAVAAYWPSFEHVRYSPGADGNPPTRYHGIELDLRNFALVPALAVRMGKHLHVGLAPGFLFPAGRFTFDEDTAINQGSPGITASCGGLPCGFENPAATTRYEINAGQSPFATSPAFTLGAGLHYLRGPLSIGVGYASRALGNDGDGVRLDVERGRITRGSGATASSPCPPVDTAPCIDGELSYRLPDAYMLGVTWKEHERWSFTGIARYQTFSAHDRLVLTLAGPAGSGFGDAGVRSRIVLDRGFRDRIDLRVRGMRRFGPWGRVGMGVRVATSAVPRDHITPIAVDGLTFEPHAMAELRIGRVLLRAGYALAIVPTQDVSSSAFAPGDAVSCVDSGYDLATAACTAYRGGRARPTAAGRYRLSRHSLSLSLLARF, encoded by the coding sequence TTGCGCACGCCCGTCACGCTCTGCTCCCGACATCAGCTCGCGCGCGGCCTTGCCTTCGCCCTGGGATTGCTTCTGGTCACTGCGGACTCACCCCGCGCCACCGGCACCCCTCTCGACGAACCGTTCGTGGGCGGTGTGGGATTCGCGGGCCCGACCACGGGTGACCTCACCTCCGTCTACTGGAATCCGGCCGCCCTTTCTTTGCTCACCGGCACGGAGCTGCACCTTTCGGGGATGGTCCGATCCACCCGTACGACCGTACAGCGCGCTCCCATCGACCCCACCAGCGGTCGTCCGGGGCCGGGCGTCAGCTTCCCCGAAGCGCTCGGCAACGAGACGACCTGGCCCAAACCCTGGTCACCCGGCCCCGGCGGGTTCCTCGGGATCGGCGCCAACGTACTCGGGCGCTTCACTCTCGCCGTTGCTGCGTACTGGCCGTCGTTCGAACACGTCCGTTACAGCCCGGGCGCCGATGGCAACCCGCCCACGCGCTATCACGGCATCGAACTCGATCTCCGAAACTTCGCCCTCGTCCCCGCCCTGGCCGTGCGCATGGGTAAGCACCTGCACGTGGGTCTTGCCCCCGGTTTCCTCTTCCCCGCGGGCCGGTTCACGTTCGACGAAGACACCGCCATCAACCAGGGCTCACCTGGCATTACCGCCAGCTGCGGCGGCCTGCCGTGTGGGTTCGAGAACCCGGCTGCCACCACCCGCTACGAAATCAATGCGGGCCAGTCGCCCTTTGCCACCTCACCAGCGTTCACCTTGGGCGCGGGCCTGCACTATCTGCGTGGGCCTCTGTCCATCGGTGTCGGTTACGCCAGCCGGGCCCTCGGAAACGACGGTGACGGCGTCCGCCTCGACGTGGAGAGGGGGCGAATCACCCGCGGCAGCGGCGCCACAGCCAGCTCACCCTGCCCGCCCGTCGACACGGCCCCGTGTATCGATGGCGAACTCAGCTACCGTCTGCCCGATGCCTACATGCTGGGCGTCACCTGGAAGGAACACGAGCGCTGGTCGTTCACCGGCATCGCCCGTTACCAAACGTTCTCCGCTCACGATCGCCTGGTGCTCACCCTGGCGGGCCCGGCGGGCTCAGGGTTTGGTGACGCCGGCGTCCGCAGCCGCATCGTTTTGGACCGTGGCTTTCGCGATCGCATCGATCTGCGGGTTCGCGGCATGCGAAGGTTCGGCCCCTGGGGCCGCGTGGGCATGGGAGTGCGGGTCGCCACGAGCGCGGTGCCCCGCGACCACATCACCCCCATCGCGGTCGATGGACTCACCTTCGAGCCCCACGCCATGGCAGAGCTGCGCATCGGTAGAGTCCTCCTGCGCGCGGGCTACGCGTTGGCCATCGTTCCCACCCAAGATGTCTCCTCCTCGGCGTTCGCGCCTGGCGACGCCGTCAGCTGTGTCGACAGCGGCTACGACCTGGCCACGGCGGCATGCACCGCCTACCGGGGCGGGCGGGCTCGCCCCACGGCGGCCGGGCGTTACCGGCTGTCTCGCCATAGTTTGAGCCTGAGTCTTTTGGCCCGCTTCTGA
- a CDS encoding FHA domain-containing protein, producing the protein MTIDLNKKTLRHFYCRDAMWQCFERMSEDFDRGIDDLINEAMRYFAREKGYLASPNDPPGLPTPPPRLPSVPPAPPQRRPNLPTPPPAQSRAPVTPPPPPAARSTDVPAPPLYLIFDNRKYLVDKEQFIIGRGAKSSDLPIRDGNISRKHAAVIRRSGAYYIKDLGSTNGIDFEGNRVDNRRIEEGDVYYLCDYELKFTYK; encoded by the coding sequence ATGACCATCGATCTGAACAAAAAAACCCTCCGCCACTTCTACTGCCGCGATGCAATGTGGCAGTGTTTCGAGCGCATGTCGGAGGACTTCGATCGAGGCATCGACGACCTCATCAACGAGGCCATGCGCTACTTCGCGCGCGAAAAGGGGTACCTGGCCTCCCCGAACGACCCACCCGGCCTGCCGACTCCGCCCCCGCGGCTTCCGTCGGTGCCGCCCGCTCCGCCGCAGCGTCGGCCCAACCTGCCGACGCCGCCGCCCGCGCAGAGCCGAGCCCCCGTCACCCCGCCTCCTCCGCCGGCCGCGCGATCGACCGATGTTCCCGCCCCGCCGCTCTATCTCATCTTCGACAACCGCAAGTACCTCGTCGACAAGGAGCAGTTCATCATCGGTCGGGGTGCCAAAAGCTCGGATCTTCCCATCCGCGACGGCAACATCTCTCGCAAGCACGCCGCGGTCATCCGCCGCAGCGGGGCCTACTACATCAAGGACCTCGGTTCGACCAACGGCATCGACTTCGAGGGCAACCGGGTGGACAACCGCCGAATCGAAGAGGGCGACGTGTACTACCTCTGCGATTACGAGCTGAAGTTCACGTACAAATAA
- a CDS encoding sulfatase-like hydrolase/transferase, protein MPKASQKETALGRAVAAGLTGGMVAGAADAALAVWRLGDQLFGWRKAQLVCVGVALGAALGLALGGLGWALARASGRLGAASRWRQGVWPALLAAPVVWRAAFSLFSGPKASQIPGHEVLSWGLALLGVAVCGLSGVWVSVTVVEGARLGRVRILAGACWGALGVVATANAFVLPRLYPWFHETLAATALALAVLGAWLSLARSPRVRHTVVASLVAASLCAAVAQQALANRRQVRFALFDKTAALGVYARFVPLPSARRVSLTKTRRDGGNAPAAPVGEGPKRPGADVILVTVDALRPDHVGAYGYARPTTPALDALARTSTRFVRAYTQAPHTSFATTSMLTGKYYPTLLRLKQGDEGEPITTIVRRYGWKTAAFYPPAVFFVGGDKLAAFRDSGFQFEYLKVEFLDAEARIDQIASYFETVKPERAFLWVHFFEPHEPYERHEGHDFGPNDRDRYDSEVAYTDAAIARLLAYLEARRPNAIVIVSADHGEEFDEHGGRYHGSTLYEEQVRVPLIIHVPGLPARIVEGQAELVDLAPTILSLLDIPLPARMRGTDLGPWLAGASDEAMPPAFAEVEDKRMVVHRGDKLICGGQAGACQLFDLKNDPTERQNLIDEAPERAQALTRLLDEWLDAQGQLEALEAPAESGQLPRALARGRLGDAEAAPGLLALVSAPGPAPLREEAARLLVSLPPQTELAGALSQAVPTLEADVPGLATWVAVAAFAAGSPSDAVQARVRQALALPHAEVPAGTGPADPEAPSMDLPLAAALALAETGASDGAPTLRRALERCDGGALCRRVVRAVARLQDPGAVPALHAALEHVNVRLEVVKALGSMQDLRSVPVLVQALRFDERVPVRAEAARALGRMGVPAARRALSRAARRERERVVADAIAGALRGDLNR, encoded by the coding sequence TTGCCGAAGGCTTCGCAGAAGGAAACGGCTCTCGGGCGGGCCGTGGCGGCCGGTCTGACAGGCGGCATGGTCGCAGGAGCAGCGGATGCTGCGCTGGCCGTATGGCGCCTCGGGGACCAGCTCTTCGGGTGGCGAAAGGCGCAGCTGGTCTGTGTCGGTGTCGCCTTGGGCGCCGCCCTCGGCTTGGCGCTGGGGGGCCTCGGCTGGGCCCTGGCACGTGCCAGCGGCCGCCTCGGGGCAGCAAGCCGGTGGAGGCAAGGCGTCTGGCCCGCGCTCTTGGCCGCACCCGTCGTGTGGAGAGCTGCTTTTTCGCTGTTCTCGGGACCCAAGGCTTCCCAGATTCCGGGCCACGAAGTCTTGTCCTGGGGGCTAGCGCTGCTCGGCGTGGCCGTGTGCGGGCTTTCGGGCGTTTGGGTGAGCGTGACGGTCGTCGAAGGCGCGCGTTTGGGCCGCGTCCGGATCCTGGCAGGCGCGTGCTGGGGCGCCCTCGGTGTGGTGGCGACGGCCAACGCGTTCGTGCTGCCAAGACTCTATCCCTGGTTTCACGAGACGCTCGCTGCAACGGCCCTCGCCTTGGCCGTTTTGGGGGCCTGGCTGTCCCTGGCGCGATCGCCGCGCGTGAGGCATACGGTGGTTGCGTCGCTGGTGGCGGCGTCCCTGTGTGCTGCCGTCGCCCAGCAAGCGCTCGCAAACCGGCGGCAGGTGCGCTTCGCGCTCTTCGACAAGACCGCAGCCCTGGGGGTCTACGCCCGCTTTGTTCCTCTGCCGAGCGCCCGTCGGGTCTCGTTGACGAAAACGCGGCGCGATGGGGGCAATGCCCCCGCGGCGCCGGTGGGTGAGGGGCCCAAGCGTCCCGGTGCCGACGTCATCCTGGTCACGGTCGACGCCCTTCGGCCCGACCACGTCGGTGCCTACGGTTACGCGCGACCCACCACCCCGGCGCTCGACGCCCTGGCACGAACCAGCACCCGCTTCGTCCGTGCGTACACCCAGGCGCCACACACGTCGTTCGCCACCACGTCGATGCTCACCGGCAAGTACTACCCCACCTTGCTGCGGCTCAAGCAAGGTGACGAAGGCGAGCCCATCACCACCATCGTTCGGCGCTATGGTTGGAAGACGGCCGCGTTTTATCCGCCGGCGGTGTTTTTCGTGGGAGGAGACAAGCTTGCCGCCTTCAGAGACAGCGGTTTTCAGTTCGAGTACCTCAAAGTCGAGTTCCTCGATGCCGAGGCCCGCATCGATCAGATCGCGTCGTACTTCGAGACGGTCAAGCCCGAGCGCGCCTTCCTCTGGGTCCACTTCTTCGAGCCGCACGAACCCTACGAACGGCATGAAGGGCACGATTTCGGGCCCAACGATCGGGATCGCTACGACAGCGAAGTGGCCTATACGGACGCGGCCATTGCACGCCTCCTTGCCTACCTCGAGGCGCGGCGCCCCAACGCCATCGTCATCGTCTCGGCGGATCACGGTGAAGAGTTCGACGAACACGGCGGGCGTTATCACGGCAGCACGCTTTATGAGGAGCAGGTCCGTGTTCCCTTGATCATTCATGTCCCCGGGCTGCCTGCCCGCATCGTGGAGGGCCAAGCGGAGTTGGTCGATCTCGCGCCCACGATCTTGTCGTTGTTGGACATTCCCTTGCCCGCGCGGATGCGAGGAACGGACCTGGGGCCATGGCTTGCAGGAGCCTCGGACGAGGCGATGCCACCAGCCTTTGCGGAGGTCGAAGACAAACGCATGGTGGTGCATCGAGGCGACAAGCTCATCTGCGGGGGACAAGCGGGGGCGTGTCAGCTCTTCGATTTGAAGAACGATCCCACGGAACGCCAGAATCTGATCGACGAGGCGCCCGAGCGAGCGCAGGCACTGACCCGCTTGCTCGACGAGTGGCTCGACGCCCAAGGCCAGCTCGAGGCCCTCGAAGCCCCTGCGGAGTCGGGCCAGCTGCCACGTGCGCTCGCGCGGGGACGGCTAGGGGATGCGGAGGCGGCTCCGGGGCTGCTGGCGCTGGTGAGCGCGCCCGGGCCCGCGCCTCTGCGCGAGGAGGCGGCTCGGCTCCTCGTGAGCTTGCCTCCGCAAACGGAGCTCGCCGGGGCGCTATCACAAGCCGTCCCGACGCTCGAGGCAGACGTCCCGGGGCTCGCGACCTGGGTGGCGGTGGCGGCTTTCGCCGCTGGTAGCCCCTCGGACGCCGTGCAGGCGAGGGTGCGGCAGGCGCTCGCCCTGCCACACGCGGAGGTCCCTGCGGGGACAGGGCCGGCAGACCCTGAGGCTCCCTCGATGGACTTGCCCCTCGCGGCGGCGCTGGCCTTGGCCGAGACGGGCGCAAGCGACGGTGCTCCGACGCTACGGCGAGCCCTGGAACGGTGTGACGGTGGCGCGCTTTGCCGGCGCGTGGTGCGTGCTGTGGCCCGCTTGCAAGACCCAGGCGCGGTGCCCGCACTTCACGCGGCCCTGGAGCACGTGAACGTCAGGCTGGAGGTCGTGAAGGCCCTGGGGTCCATGCAAGATCTCCGTTCGGTGCCCGTGCTGGTCCAGGCGCTACGCTTCGACGAGCGGGTGCCGGTGAGGGCCGAAGCCGCCCGCGCTCTGGGGCGCATGGGTGTACCCGCGGCGCGGCGTGCACTGTCTCGAGCGGCGCGCCGGGAGCGCGAGCGGGTCGTGGCTGATGCGATCGCGGGAGCGCTCCGGGGCGACCTCAACCGGTAA
- a CDS encoding divalent-cation tolerance protein CutA — MDRTQPPTAVESADGLAVVLTTLPSLEVARELTRVLVSERLAACANLVPGVLSIYAWKDEICEDDEVLCLLKVRRERLGELHTRLATLHPYDVPEFLVLEPEAVSGPYRRWLLDVTG; from the coding sequence ATGGATAGGACGCAGCCCCCTACCGCCGTCGAGAGCGCCGACGGCCTCGCCGTGGTGTTGACCACGCTGCCCTCGTTGGAGGTGGCTCGAGAGCTGACGCGGGTGCTCGTCTCGGAGCGTCTGGCCGCGTGCGCCAATCTGGTCCCGGGGGTACTTTCGATCTACGCCTGGAAGGACGAGATCTGCGAGGACGACGAGGTGCTGTGTCTCCTCAAGGTCCGGCGCGAACGGCTCGGTGAGCTCCACACGCGCCTCGCGACCCTCCATCCCTACGACGTGCCCGAGTTTCTCGTGCTGGAGCCCGAGGCCGTGAGCGGCCCGTACCGACGCTGGCTGCTGGACGTTACCGGTTGA
- a CDS encoding aspartate kinase, whose amino-acid sequence MLIVQKYGGTSMGSVERIQNVARRCLAAQRQGHRVAVVVSAMSGETNRLLGLARQISEDPNERELDVIASTGEQVSVGLLALAIQAQGGKAKSLLGHQVRVRTDSAYSRARIRTIDVQAIVHAMDEDEIVVVAGFQGVDDNGNITTLGRGGSDTSAVAVAAALKADVCEIYTDVDGVYTADPNVVSNARKVARISYEEMLELASLGAKVLQIRSVEFGMKYAVPIHVRSSFNDNEGTWVVPEEKAMEDVLVSGVTATRDEAKITLLGIQDTTGIHARVFKPLADAGIVVDVIVQALSAEGHTNLTFTLPNGDLKRARDLLVKNCADLVTADRVLTESNLSKVSIVGVGMRSHAGVAAKMFELLGQENIRIQLISTSEIKISCVIDAKYSELAVRVLHDGFKLAVAAS is encoded by the coding sequence GTGCTGATCGTTCAAAAATACGGCGGAACCTCGATGGGCTCCGTGGAACGAATCCAAAATGTCGCCCGTCGCTGTTTGGCCGCGCAACGGCAAGGCCACCGCGTGGCGGTGGTGGTGTCGGCGATGTCGGGCGAGACCAACCGGCTTTTGGGGTTGGCCCGTCAGATATCGGAAGATCCGAACGAGCGCGAACTTGACGTCATTGCGTCCACGGGAGAGCAGGTCTCGGTAGGCCTCTTGGCCCTGGCCATTCAGGCCCAAGGGGGCAAGGCCAAGTCCCTCCTGGGCCACCAGGTCCGTGTGCGGACGGACAGCGCGTACTCTCGCGCCCGGATCCGCACCATCGACGTTCAGGCCATCGTGCACGCGATGGACGAGGATGAAATCGTCGTGGTGGCGGGCTTCCAGGGCGTCGACGACAACGGGAACATCACCACGCTGGGCCGTGGGGGCTCGGACACCTCGGCGGTGGCCGTCGCGGCCGCGCTCAAGGCGGACGTGTGCGAGATTTACACGGACGTCGACGGGGTCTACACAGCCGACCCGAACGTGGTATCGAACGCCCGCAAGGTCGCCCGCATCAGCTACGAAGAGATGCTGGAGCTGGCCTCGCTCGGCGCGAAGGTCTTGCAGATTCGCTCGGTCGAGTTCGGGATGAAGTACGCCGTGCCCATTCACGTCCGTTCGAGCTTCAACGACAACGAAGGAACCTGGGTCGTGCCTGAAGAGAAAGCCATGGAAGACGTCCTGGTCTCGGGCGTCACTGCCACGCGAGACGAGGCAAAGATCACCCTGCTCGGCATTCAAGACACCACGGGCATTCACGCCCGGGTGTTCAAGCCGCTAGCTGACGCGGGCATCGTGGTGGACGTGATCGTCCAGGCCCTCAGCGCCGAGGGCCACACGAACCTCACCTTCACGTTGCCAAACGGTGACCTCAAGCGGGCACGCGACCTGCTGGTCAAAAACTGCGCCGATCTTGTGACGGCCGACAGAGTCCTTACCGAGAGCAACCTGTCCAAGGTGTCAATCGTCGGTGTGGGTATGCGCTCCCACGCGGGCGTGGCCGCCAAGATGTTCGAGCTGCTCGGGCAGGAGAACATCCGGATCCAGCTCATCTCGACCTCGGAGATCAAGATCTCCTGTGTCATCGACGCCAAGTACAGCGAGCTGGCCGTGCGCGTTTTGCACGACGGGTTCAAGCTCGCCGTAGCGGCGTCCTGA